One genomic region from Jiangella sp. DSM 45060 encodes:
- a CDS encoding alpha/beta fold hydrolase translates to MTERMIQAGDAQLCAEAFGSPDDPAILLIGGAAASMDYWEDEFCERLAAGGRYVIRYDLRDTGRSSAYPAGSPGYTGADLVTDALAVLDGYGIAAAHLYGISMGAGIAQTLGVLHPDRVLSLTLQSTSPAGPGGPDRPDLPPMSPELAELFASEAPPPDWSDRDAAVEAMIEGLRPFDGAIAPDLAEERAVVTRMYDRTTDVAASQTNHWILEGGELDRGRLAEITAPTLVLHGTADPLLPFPHGEALAREIPGARLVPLDGMGHQYPPRAVWDTVVTEIVAHTAP, encoded by the coding sequence ATGACCGAGCGGATGATCCAGGCCGGCGACGCGCAGCTGTGCGCCGAGGCGTTCGGATCGCCGGACGACCCGGCGATCCTGCTGATCGGCGGCGCGGCCGCCTCGATGGACTACTGGGAGGACGAGTTCTGCGAGCGGCTGGCCGCCGGCGGCCGGTACGTCATCCGCTACGACCTGCGCGACACCGGCCGGTCCTCCGCCTACCCGGCCGGGTCACCCGGGTACACCGGCGCCGACCTCGTGACCGACGCGCTGGCGGTGCTCGACGGCTACGGCATCGCCGCCGCGCACCTCTACGGCATCTCGATGGGCGCCGGCATCGCCCAGACGCTGGGTGTGCTGCACCCGGACCGGGTGCTGTCGCTGACACTGCAGTCGACCAGCCCGGCCGGGCCCGGCGGGCCGGACCGCCCCGACCTGCCGCCGATGTCGCCCGAGCTCGCCGAGCTGTTCGCGTCCGAGGCGCCGCCGCCGGACTGGTCCGACCGCGACGCCGCCGTCGAGGCGATGATCGAGGGCCTGCGGCCGTTCGACGGCGCCATCGCGCCGGACCTCGCGGAGGAGCGCGCCGTCGTCACCCGCATGTACGACCGCACCACGGACGTCGCGGCCAGCCAGACCAACCACTGGATCCTGGAGGGCGGCGAGCTCGACCGCGGCCGGCTGGCCGAGATCACCGCGCCGACGCTGGTGCTGCACGGCACCGCCGACCCGCTGCTGCCGTTCCCGCACGGCGAGGCGCTGGCCCGCGAGATCCCCGGCGCCCGGCTGGTCCCGCTCGACGGCATGGGCCACCAGTACCCGCCGCGCGCCGTCTGGGACACCGTCGTCACCGAGATCGTCGCCCACACGGCGCCGTGA
- a CDS encoding GrpB family protein — translation MPAADDLTEHRDNPGDDIWVNGRPEARPIEVADYDPDWPARYEVLAARIRAALGDRVLGLQHIGSTSVPGLPAKPVIDVDLTVADPADEPAYLPDLEAAGFVLVIREPSWHEHRALKHADPNTNLHVFGPGCPEVTRQRLFRDWLIEHPEDLARYRDAKLRAAAATTASGGIVTDYNRHKEPVIRDIYDKIFRAQGLL, via the coding sequence ATGCCTGCTGCGGACGACCTGACCGAGCACCGCGACAACCCCGGCGACGACATCTGGGTGAACGGCCGCCCCGAGGCGCGCCCCATCGAGGTGGCCGACTACGACCCGGACTGGCCGGCCCGCTACGAGGTGCTCGCGGCCCGCATCCGCGCGGCGCTCGGCGACCGCGTCCTCGGGCTGCAGCACATCGGCTCGACGTCGGTGCCCGGGCTGCCGGCCAAGCCCGTCATCGACGTCGACCTCACCGTCGCCGACCCCGCCGACGAGCCCGCCTACCTCCCTGACCTCGAGGCCGCGGGCTTCGTGCTGGTCATCCGCGAACCGAGCTGGCACGAGCACCGTGCGCTCAAGCACGCCGACCCCAACACCAACCTGCACGTCTTCGGTCCCGGCTGTCCCGAGGTGACCCGCCAGCGGCTGTTCCGCGACTGGCTGATCGAGCACCCCGAGGACCTCGCCCGGTACCGCGACGCCAAGCTGCGCGCGGCGGCCGCGACCACGGCGTCCGGCGGCATCGTCACGGACTACAACCGGCACAAGGAGCCGGTGATCCGCGACATCTACGACAAGATCTTCCGCGCGCAGGGGCTGCTCTGA
- a CDS encoding GNAT family N-acetyltransferase, producing the protein MAIVLSTPGVDELGGVVDALREWQDDTAPMQLHPGDVGWFWRYGTEATAAAVRTWSRDGRVLAAGLLDGPRLLRMTTAPAARRDEELARQLADDLTRPGRGVLPEGRACVEAPQDALLQGLLADAGWGLDEPWQPLRRDLTEPVRDPGVRVEAVGPERAGERAAMQQGAFDGSTFTEERWHAMAGGPPYADARCLIAYDDGGAAVGALTVWSAGPGRPGLLEPVGVHRDHRGRGYGRALTVAAAAALRELGSSSALVCTPSSNVGAVAAYRSAGFQDLPEVHDRVRTA; encoded by the coding sequence ATGGCGATCGTACTGAGCACACCGGGCGTCGACGAGTTGGGCGGCGTGGTCGACGCGCTGCGGGAGTGGCAGGACGACACCGCGCCCATGCAGCTGCACCCGGGCGACGTCGGGTGGTTCTGGCGGTACGGCACCGAGGCCACGGCCGCGGCCGTCCGCACCTGGAGCCGTGACGGCCGCGTCCTCGCCGCCGGGTTGCTCGACGGACCCCGCCTGCTGCGCATGACCACCGCGCCCGCCGCCCGCCGCGACGAGGAGCTGGCCCGGCAGCTGGCCGACGACCTCACCCGTCCCGGCCGCGGCGTCCTCCCCGAGGGCAGGGCCTGCGTCGAGGCGCCGCAGGACGCGCTGCTCCAGGGGTTGCTGGCCGACGCCGGTTGGGGCCTCGACGAGCCGTGGCAGCCGCTGCGCCGCGACCTCACCGAGCCGGTGCGGGACCCCGGGGTGCGGGTCGAGGCGGTCGGCCCGGAGCGGGCGGGCGAGCGGGCCGCCATGCAGCAGGGCGCGTTCGACGGGTCGACGTTCACCGAGGAGCGCTGGCACGCCATGGCCGGCGGCCCGCCGTACGCCGACGCCCGGTGCCTGATCGCGTACGACGACGGCGGCGCGGCCGTGGGCGCGCTGACGGTGTGGTCGGCCGGGCCGGGGCGCCCGGGGCTGCTCGAGCCGGTGGGCGTGCACCGCGACCACCGCGGCCGTGGCTACGGCCGAGCCCTCACCGTCGCCGCGGCGGCCGCTCTGCGCGAGCTGGGGTCGTCGAGCGCCCTCGTCTGCACGCCCAGCTCGAACGTCGGCGCCGTCGCCGCCTACCGGTCGGCCGGCTTCCAGGACCTCCCCGAGGTCCACGACCGGGTCCGGACGGCTTAG